In Acipenser ruthenus chromosome 6, fAciRut3.2 maternal haplotype, whole genome shotgun sequence, the following proteins share a genomic window:
- the LOC117410407 gene encoding tribbles homolog 2-like isoform X1: MNIQRSTPINITRYGRPRHKNHDFEELSCLRTTESIQSFSPNLGSPSPPETPNSSHCISCIGKYLLLETLEGDHVFRAAHLHSGEEFVCKVFDITRYQESLAAYFCLSEHENINQIAEILLGEARAYVFFEKSHGDMHSFVRTCKKLREDEAARLFHQIASAVAHCHDSGVVLRDLKLRKFVFKNEDRGLVKLESLADAYILEGEDDSLSDKHGCPAYVSPEILNTSGSYSGKAADVWSLGVMLYTMLVGRYPFHDVEPSSLFSKIRRGQFSIPETLTPKAKCLIRSILRREPAERLTSREILDHPWFASDMHASSSGCGANDKEASDQLVPDVNMEEELDKFFS; encoded by the exons ATGAACATACAGAGATCAACCCCCATTAACATAACACGTTATGGGAGACCAAGGCATAAAAATCACGACTTTGAGGAGTTATCGTGTTTAAGGACTACCGAATCGATTCAAAGTTTCAGTCCGAATTTAGGTTCACCGAGTCCCCCAGAAACTCCGAACTCGTCGCACTGCATTTCATGCATTGGGAAATACTTACTGTTGGAGACACTTGAGGGAGACCACGTTTTCAGGGCTGCGCACTTGCACAGCGGAGAAGAGTTCGTCTGCAAG gTATTTGATATTACCCGATATCAAGAATCCTTAGCAGCCTATTTCTGTTTATCAGAACATGAAAATATAAACCAGATTGCAGAGATCCTCCTCGGTGAAGCGAGGGCTTACGTGTTCTTTGAGAAGAGCCATGGGGATATGCATTCATTTGTCCGTACCTGCAAAAAGCTCAGAGAAGATGAAGCTGCCAGACTGTTCCATCAGATAGCATCAGCTGTTGCTCACTGCCATGACAGTGGAGTCGTACTGAGAGACCTCAAGTTAAggaaatttgtttttaaaaatgaggaCAG GGGTTTAGTTAAATTAGAAAGTCTGGCAGATGCATACATTTTGGAGGGAGAAGATGACTCTCTGTCAGACAAACATGGCTGTCCGGCCTACGTGAGTCCTGAGATCCTGAACACAAGTGGCAGCTACTCTGGAAAGGCAGCAGATGTGTGGAGCCTGGGTGTGATGCTCTATACTATGTTAGTTGGGCGCTACCCCTTCCATGATGTGGAGCCTAGTTCTCTGTTCAGCAAGATCCGCCGAGGGCAGTTTAGCATTCCCGAGACTCTCACCCCCAAGGCGAAATGCCTTATCCGCAGCATCCTCCGCCGAGAGCCTGCCGAACGGCTCACGTCTCGGGAAATCTTGGACCACCCCTGGTTTGCTTCAGATATGCATGCCTCCAGTTCAGGATGTGGTGCAAATGATAAGGAGGCTTCAGATCAGCTGGTACCTGATGTTAATATGGAAGAAGAGTTGGACAAGTTTTTCAGCTGA
- the LOC117410407 gene encoding tribbles homolog 2-like isoform X2: protein MHSFVRTCKKLREDEAARLFHQIASAVAHCHDSGVVLRDLKLRKFVFKNEDRGLVKLESLADAYILEGEDDSLSDKHGCPAYVSPEILNTSGSYSGKAADVWSLGVMLYTMLVGRYPFHDVEPSSLFSKIRRGQFSIPETLTPKAKCLIRSILRREPAERLTSREILDHPWFASDMHASSSGCGANDKEASDQLVPDVNMEEELDKFFS from the exons ATGCATTCATTTGTCCGTACCTGCAAAAAGCTCAGAGAAGATGAAGCTGCCAGACTGTTCCATCAGATAGCATCAGCTGTTGCTCACTGCCATGACAGTGGAGTCGTACTGAGAGACCTCAAGTTAAggaaatttgtttttaaaaatgaggaCAG GGGTTTAGTTAAATTAGAAAGTCTGGCAGATGCATACATTTTGGAGGGAGAAGATGACTCTCTGTCAGACAAACATGGCTGTCCGGCCTACGTGAGTCCTGAGATCCTGAACACAAGTGGCAGCTACTCTGGAAAGGCAGCAGATGTGTGGAGCCTGGGTGTGATGCTCTATACTATGTTAGTTGGGCGCTACCCCTTCCATGATGTGGAGCCTAGTTCTCTGTTCAGCAAGATCCGCCGAGGGCAGTTTAGCATTCCCGAGACTCTCACCCCCAAGGCGAAATGCCTTATCCGCAGCATCCTCCGCCGAGAGCCTGCCGAACGGCTCACGTCTCGGGAAATCTTGGACCACCCCTGGTTTGCTTCAGATATGCATGCCTCCAGTTCAGGATGTGGTGCAAATGATAAGGAGGCTTCAGATCAGCTGGTACCTGATGTTAATATGGAAGAAGAGTTGGACAAGTTTTTCAGCTGA